CACGTCCTGCACGGCATCAAGAGCCTTGCTATCCACCACGATGCTCATGGAGTCGATGGCGCTCGGGCACAGTTCGTAGGAGAGGCCTTCGCTTTCGAGCACGGCGAGCACGCGGCGACCGAAACCGACTTCCTTGTTCATCATGGACTTTTCGATGTAGATCATCGAGAAGCCCTTGCGGCCTGCAACGCCCGTAATCGGGAGCTTCGCTTCTTCCGGAGTGGGGCCGATGATGGTACCCGGATCCTGCGGACGGTTCGTGTTGCGGATGTTGATAGGAATCTTCTTGGCGCGGCACGGAGCGATAGATTCGTCGTGGAGCACAGAAGCGCCGGAGTAGGCGAGTTCGCGGATTTCGCGGTAGCTCACGTATTCGATCGGCAGCGGATTTTCGACGATGCGCGGGTCAGCCATGAGCATGCCCGAAACGTCGGTCCAGTTTTCGTACTTGGCGGCATCGATGCCGTTGGCAAGGATAGCGCCCGTGATGTCGGAACCGCCACGGCTGAAGGTCTTGACTTCGCCACGGAGGTTGCTACCATAGAAGCCCGGCAGCACGTAAAGCTGGTTTTCGTCAGACAAGGTCTTCGCGATGTCTTCGTAGGTCTTCGGCGTAATGCGGTACTTGTCGTCGAAGGTGATCAGCGGGAAGGTGTCGACGAAGTTTGCACCCAGGTACTTGGCCATGAGGCGTGCGCACAGGAATTCGCCACGGCTTACCAAGAAGTCGGTGCTGACGGATTCGGGGTGATTCTTGAGCTTGTCTTCGAGGCT
This genomic window from uncultured Fibrobacter sp. contains:
- a CDS encoding aspartate kinase yields the protein MSQRIVCKFGGSSVADAGQFKKIKAIVESDKNRKVIVVSAPGKRNPKETKLTDLLYSTYDLASKGLDFSTPWNLIRQRYDEICNDLGLGDKLTEDLDSLEDKLKNHPESVSTDFLVSRGEFLCARLMAKYLGANFVDTFPLITFDDKYRITPKTYEDIAKTLSDENQLYVLPGFYGSNLRGEVKTFSRGGSDITGAILANGIDAAKYENWTDVSGMLMADPRIVENPLPIEYVSYREIRELAYSGASVLHDESIAPCRAKKIPINIRNTNRPQDPGTIIGPTPEEAKLPITGVAGRKGFSMIYIEKSMMNKEVGFGRRVLAVLESEGLSYELCPSAIDSMSIVVDSKALDAVQDVVLEDITQQMRPDRIKVFPGISLIATVGHGMTNKIGVAAKLFTALAENKVNVRIIDQGSSQINIITGVDEADTEKAIKAIYGAFVK